A single Numenius arquata chromosome 1, bNumArq3.hap1.1, whole genome shotgun sequence DNA region contains:
- the NDP gene encoding norrin has translation MGNHVLAASISMLSLLAMMGDADSKTDSSFMIDSDPSRCMRHHYVDSISHPLYKCSSKMVLLARCEGRCSQTSRSEPMVSFSTVLKQPFRSTCHCCRPQTSKLKAMRLRCSGGMRLTATYRYILSCHCEECNS, from the exons ATGGGAAATCATGTACTTGCTGCTTCGATTTCCATGCTCTCACTCCTGGCAATGATGGGAGATGCGGACAGTAAAACAGACAGTTCCTTCATGATCGACTCTGATCCTAGCCGCTGTATGAGGCATCACTATGTCGACTCCATTAGCCACCCCCTCTACAAGTGTAGCTCGAAG ATGGTGCTGCTGGCTCGCTGCGAAGGGCGCTGCAGCCAGACGTCGCGCTCGGAGCCCATGGTTTCTTTCAGCACTGTCCTGAAGCAGCCCTTCCGCTCCACCTGCCACTGCTGCCGGCCCCAGACCTCCAAGCTGAAGGCCATGCGGTTGCGATGCTCGGGGGGCATGCGGCTCACTGCCACCTACCGCTACATCCTCTCCTGCCACTGCGAGGAGTGCAACTCCTAG